From bacterium, the proteins below share one genomic window:
- the tsf gene encoding translation elongation factor Ts, whose product MAEINAQLVKELREKTGAGMMDCKKALAESGGDYEKAVDHLRTKGLADAKKKSGRATKEGLVFSYIHPGGKVGVLVEIACETDFVARTEKFQDFCKNVAMQVAASAPLAVERAALDPALVAHELEIARQQALASGKPAAIVDKIATGRMEKYYSEACLLEQAYVKDPGMTVKDLLDSTIGSLGENMIIRRFARFQLGEDLS is encoded by the coding sequence ATGGCGGAGATCAACGCCCAGCTGGTGAAAGAGCTCCGGGAGAAGACCGGAGCGGGGATGATGGACTGCAAGAAGGCACTGGCCGAGAGCGGCGGGGACTACGAGAAGGCCGTCGACCACCTGCGCACGAAGGGCCTGGCCGACGCCAAGAAGAAGTCGGGGCGCGCGACCAAGGAGGGCCTCGTCTTCAGCTACATCCATCCGGGCGGCAAGGTGGGCGTGCTCGTCGAGATCGCCTGCGAAACCGACTTCGTCGCCCGCACGGAGAAGTTCCAGGACTTCTGCAAGAACGTCGCCATGCAGGTGGCCGCGTCGGCGCCGCTGGCGGTGGAGCGGGCGGCGCTCGACCCGGCCCTGGTCGCCCACGAGCTGGAGATCGCCCGCCAGCAGGCCCTCGCCTCCGGCAAGCCGGCCGCGATCGTCGACAAGATCGCCACGGGGCGCATGGAGAAGTACTACAGCGAGGCCTGCCTGCTGGAGCAAGCCTACGTCAAGGACCCCGGCATGACCGTCAAGGATCTGCTGGATTCCACCATCGGCAGCCTGGGCGAGAACATGATCATCCGTCGCTTCGCCCGCTTCCAGCTGGGCGAAGACCTGTCCTGA